CAGGTGGGTTGGAATGTATCTAGGGAGGGCGCCTCCATGACCTCCATGGACaggctgttccagtgctctaCCATCCTCAAtggaaagaagttcttcctcatattAAGGTGGAACTCCTTATGGTTTAGTTTATGGCCCTTGCTCCTCACCCTGTCGCTGGTCACCACTGAAAACAGTCTGGCACCACTCTCCTGGCACCCACCTCTGAGGTATTTATAAGCATTAATGAGATCCCCTCTCAATCGTCTCTCCCAAGAGACGCCGCAGACCCTGCATCATCTTCGTGACCCTTCACTGGACccgctccagcagctccttgtctTTCTcgtactgaggagcccagaaccgGCCACAATGAAATCCTGGCGGCCTGGCCAATGCCTCTGTAGAGGCTGATCTCTGCCCACCGCCAGGCCAGAGAGCTCCCCGAGGTACAGCCTCTCCAGCACACCCTCCATCCCGCACACACCCTACCAGCGACTGGGAGCCTCTCAGCACTTACAAGGTCAGGCCTGTAGTACCTGTGCACGACCTCTGCCCCCGCGAACATGGCCAGCATGCCGGCCGCCAGCGCCCGCAGGTAGGTGGGCCACGGCGCGCCGGCGGGCATGGCTGCGGGGGCGGGCCCTGTGCACAGAGCGCGCCGGACGTGCGTCATCCCCGCTGCCGTCAGGAGGGGGAACGGAACAGGGAAGAGGGTGCGAAGGCCCGCCCTTACCGGGGAGTATCGCGTCCGGCGGGGTGAGTCGCGACACATCACCCACACCTCGGCTCGGCCGCCGGCCGCCCCTTCACGACCCCCGCCAGgggcggccgcggccccgccctgCGCCCCCATTGGCCGGCATGGTCACGTGAGCGGGGCGCCCGGCGGGTCAGTGGGATTGTAGGGGCAGCCGGCGGTGACGACCGTGGCGACAGCGACGGGCCCGGCGGGCGCGCCCGGCATGGAGGGCCCGGAGCTGGGCAGGTACCGGCGGGCCGTCGCAGCCGCCCTCGGGCCTCGCGGTGGGGATCACCCAttgtccttctccttccccgCATCCCACGGGAAGCCGGGGCCGCCCTGTGGCGGCTGCCTTCCTCCCTGGGTACAAAGAGGGAGGAAAGGCGCTCCCGGGGCTCTGAGGCTCCCGGGCCCGCGGCTGGGGGAGCGCGGCGGCCCTAGGGAGCGTGGGCGCGATCGTGTCTCTGCCCCGAAGGGGATTTGAAAATTACTTAATACCTGGTTTTGTTGCAGTGagcatatatttttcttttacctttttcttttttttcctttgtttttagcGTGAACGGAAGGGGAGGGGcggggagaggaaaaaataatgaacTGAAGGGAGGGGAAAGAAACAAATCACTGCCTTTTCATGGTGATACTAAAAGTACTTAATTAAATGTTCTGTAATATGTATACATcaatacaaaaaatatttctgaaccCACGCAAGAAATCTGGCCTAAAGTATATACAAATCTGAAAATCAGCTTTTTTTGGTTCGTTAACTGTACGcgtattttaaataaaatggaaCTCTTCTAGCAGAAGGTTTAAAGTATTCCCTGTACTCCAAAAATCTCCTATAGCTTCGTTAGACAACTTCCCTGGAATCTGACAGATGAATGTTCATATTCTCCTTGTTTCAGGATAGATACCTGGGTTAAAATTAGTGTCTTGATCACAAGACTGTGGGTTTCTTAAAAATCCAGTGTGTAGTAGGGACTGGTCCCTTCTTTTGAGAAATTTAAAATCAGAATTATATAGGTTGGATGAGACCTCTAAAATTGTCGAATCCAGCCATTaacacagcactgccaagcccaccactaaacCCTGTCCATAAATTTACACATCTGCATCATATATTAAATACCTCCAGTGTGGTGACTCTGGGCagttccctgggcagcctattcCAATAGTTGACAagcctttccatgaagaaatttgtcctaatatccaatctaaacctcccctggcacaataTGAGATAATTTCCCCTTGTCTTGTCACTTGTTGCTTGAGACCAACCCAGCTTCAACCTCTTTTCAGGTGGTTGTGTAAaatgataaggtcacccctgaatttccctttcttcagggtaaacacccccagctccctcagctgctccagacCTTTCCCCAGATCtgttgcctttctctggacatgctccagcaccttCCTGTAGTGAAAGGCCCAAAACTGAACATAGGGCTCAAGATGTGacctcagcagtgccaagtcccgggggacaatccctgccctggtcccGCTGGCCGCACTATTGCTAACACAGGATGCTATTGGCCTTCTTGGACAAATATCTCTATATCTAAAATTTATTTGGTGTTTTTAATTATAGCTCTGAGATGATAAAATTATTTCCTGAAAATCTACTGTTCACCAAGTCCTTGCTATGTATTTGTGAGGCAGTAGAAGCTATGGACAAGAAGGTGGCTGTGTAGATAGAAGGGGGTGACAGAATAAAGTAGAAATGGGTGTGAGGGTTGTATATGACTAATAAATgtgtggagagagagagctgtCTATGGAAAAATGTCTTTATGCATAGGATCTCTGTATGTGTGAACACTGCCATATGGAATAAGTGCAATACTTGTGTTGGGATCCAGTGTGTGATAGCAGGACAACATCTGCCACACAACTTGTTAAAGCTGTTTAATAATCTGCATAGTGGCAAATCCTGTGTGTATTCTTAATGCTTTACAACCCTGAATGATTTATCCATTCTGTATCTTATCAGAACTGATGCCACATAAAAAAGATCTAAAATTTAGGGAACTTCTGGAAGCCCAGAGACCTTTAGCTCAACATGTGTTATAAATTGTTGGTCTGTTTGATAGACAGTTTGCTTTGGAAATATGTGCTACCATgatttgacaaaaaaaaaagaaaagataaaaccTCTATTCTGCCCTTACAAATGCTGTGTTAATTCCACATCATAGCAATTACAGGAGAATTGTGCTGTTAATGTTGGGGTTAACTGATACCAGCTAAGCAGCCAGACTGCTTTGATGTTGTGGGTTAACAGAGTCATCAGAGAATGTAAGTGCAGTACATGCCAGCCTTGATAAAGTTTGACCTTTACATTCTGTTTGGTACATCGGTAAGTTTCTAAATTGttgataaattatttctttctttcttcctctctaAGATACTACGCATATCTTCAGCAAGCTCAAGCATTTTACTCGTTTCCATTCCATCAGATGATGACTGCAGTGCCCAGCATGGAAATGATGACTGAGCAGCCAGCTCTAGACAGCATTCCAGAGACAAACATTGCTCAGGAGCCTCCAAAAGGTAGCTTGACTGGGCTATGCGAGTGAGCTGAAGTGAGAGTGAgtgattgggaaaaaaatattgctcTTAAATTGCTTCCTTGGACCTATtggatttcctttccttgatggtcaCTGCAGAAGTACTGATTAATTGTATTCTTTAAGAAACATGTTCTAACAGACAATTAAAAGAGAGGAAGTAAATGGATGTGAATATATGCACATTGTTCAGTCTCACATAATTATCTTGTTCCaagaaaagtagattttttttcaataggTAAATGCATTATCTTTGCTGAAGTAGTGGGTTTTAGTATTGTGTTAGAGAAGGTTTTTTTAAGATTCTGGCTTCAAAATacctatttttttaaactttctgcAAGAGAAGTACAGTataatttatttgaaatatttttgtttgaatGGTTGCTTAGTTTGTGTAGTAATCACAGGTAGGGAATTGGTTActaagaattgttttgtatagTGTGGCTTATTTAAACAAAGACTAACTGTTGGAAAGTGACACCGTTCTACAGCTCAACATTATTAATGAAcatagagagagagagcaatCTCTGGGTGGTCATGTCGTggccagtgcctgtgctgcctgAATCTCTAAACTTTTAAGAGCCAGAAGATGAGAAAGCTTCAGGTGTGTTGCTTAAATTAATGAATTTTGAAGGTAAATTTACCTCTTTGCCTTCTCCTTGTGTCCATACATTTAGCTGAGTCTGTTTGAGTATCCACACTGCAACATGGGAAATGTACAAAAAGAGTATTTGTTGTGTGTTTCAGAAGTTAaaaaagggggaaggaaaagaaaagccaaaGCAACTGAGCCAAAGCAACCCAAAAAGCCTGctgctaaaaaagaaaaaccagccAAGTCCAAAGGCAAACAAGAAAAGATCACAGATACTTTTAAAGTCAAAAGAAAAGTGGACCGTTTTAATGGTGTATCTGAAGCTGAGCTTCTGACCAAGACTTTGCCTGATATTTTGACCTTTGATCTGGATATTGTGATAGTGAGTAATTCAATTTCAAGATTAGGTAGAAAAGTCTTGTATTTACTTGTTATGATTTACATTCTTTCTGCTTACTCATCTATATTGCTTATATGGCAAGATCTTGCAAGATAAAGTACATAAACTTTCTTGTGTGTAGAGCTGCTTTACATTTTATGTACTTAGTTCTAATTTCTGAGGAATCTAAGGCTCATGTTTAGTACAGATTCATGAGAGCCCATAACTCAGTGCTTTATTTCCTGGAAGCTCTGCAccctctgagctgctcttttgACCTTGCACATTTGAATGAGGCACTGCTGCAAAATTGtcaggttttttaaaaaattatggaaGGTGCCATTAATACATTTTTGTTTATTAACAGTAACTTTGTGAGAATTGAATAAGCATCCTTACTGTAACTTGATTAAATTCTTGACTAGCAAGCCATGTTGTCATTGTTAAAATGGACTGCTGTCTTTGTAGATTGGCATAAACCCTGGCCTGATGGCAGCTTACAAAGGACATCATTACCCAGGACCTGGAAATCATTTTTGTacgtttttgtttttctttcttcttttagcATTTGCAGAACTTTATTAGAACTTGTGGCATTTTAACTAAActagtttgttttttgtttttctcctgggttttggtttgttggtttttgggtattttttcttCAGAGAGGGATTTTTGTATGCTAAATATGAGTTCAAGACAGTGAGTTCTGTCAGAGAGGCCCAGTGAAAGAAGAAGCAATGGCAAATTGTCAAAGAAAGCTGACACATACTATTTGCCACACtctttccccccaaatccataTTGATCGCTGCTTAAATGAATCACAAAATCTAAAGCTCTGTACTGAGCTTCTAGAATAAAAGACTGGTTTGCCTGATCATGATAAGGAATTCCTGTTCACTGGGGCCTGTGGAAGAGGTAAAGTAATATTGGGCTACTTTAAAACTTTCTGGATAGGTCAGTAGTCTTCCCAAATTAACTGATACTTTGTTAAAATAGATTCTTCCTTTAGCATTCCAATAGTGCAGTAGTCAAGTGGAATTTTTTggctctgttttcttttccttggaaaaaggTAAATGCATATCTGTCTTCCTACTTCACAGGGAAGTGTCTGTTCATGTCTGGTCTGAGTAATGAACAGCTGAACCACATGGATGACCACACCTTGCCACATAAATATGGGATTGGATTTACAAACATGGTTGAAAGGACAACACCTGGAAGCAAAGACCTCTCCAGGTAAGACAATAAAAGGAAATACAGGCTTGTTATTGAATTAATAGTTGTGATTATAATTTTGAGTATTTTGTCTTGTAGCAAAGAGTTTCGGGAAGGAGGGCGAATTCTGATGCAGAAGCTACAAAAGTATAAACCTCGTATAGCAGCTTTTAATGGAAAATGTGAGGAACTTATACTTTTAAATGAATCTTTTTCTGCTGttagctttttttttcacttacccTATATTTTCATTTAGGTATTTATGAAATTTTTAGTAAAGAAGTTTTTGGAATTAAAGTAAAGAACTTGGAATTTGGACTGCAGCCACACAAAGTGCCAGATACAGAAACTGTAAGTATTGAGACTGAGAAACAAAACTAGGGCACTTCATattgattattttaaaattaatgaaatcTCAGGCTTTGCACACACTTAGGATTACACCAGTTTGATCAGAGC
This region of Zonotrichia albicollis isolate bZonAlb1 chromosome 4, bZonAlb1.hap1, whole genome shotgun sequence genomic DNA includes:
- the UQCC6 gene encoding ubiquinol-cytochrome c reductase complex assembly factor 6, whose protein sequence is MTHVRRALCTGPAPAAMPAGAPWPTYLRALAAGMLAMFAGAEVVHRYYRPDLSIPEIPPKPGELRTELLGLKERSSEVQTPQH
- the TDG gene encoding G/T mismatch-specific thymine DNA glycosylase isoform X1, coding for MEGPELGRYYAYLQQAQAFYSFPFHQMMTAVPSMEMMTEQPALDSIPETNIAQEPPKEVKKGGRKRKAKATEPKQPKKPAAKKEKPAKSKGKQEKITDTFKVKRKVDRFNGVSEAELLTKTLPDILTFDLDIVIIGINPGLMAAYKGHHYPGPGNHFWKCLFMSGLSNEQLNHMDDHTLPHKYGIGFTNMVERTTPGSKDLSSKEFREGGRILMQKLQKYKPRIAAFNGKCIYEIFSKEVFGIKVKNLEFGLQPHKVPDTETLCYVMPSSSARCAQFPRAQDKVHYYIKLKDLRDQLKGIAPNMEVQEVQYTFDLQLAQEDAKKMAVKEEKYDPGYEAAYGGAYCDRALYDTDQCSLSSDGTAGSNPQYCKGSSFGEVPNGQWMTQSFADQIPEFNAGMTQE
- the TDG gene encoding G/T mismatch-specific thymine DNA glycosylase isoform X2 yields the protein MEGPELGRYYAYLQQAQAFYSFPFHQMMTAVPSMEMMTEQPALDSIPETNIAQEPPKEVKKGGRKRKAKATEPKQPKKPAAKKEKPAKSKGKQEKITDTFKVKRKVDRFNGVSEAELLTKTLPDILTFDLDIVIIGINPGLMAAYKGHHYPGPGNHFWKCLFMSGLSNEQLNHMDDHTLPHKYGIGFTNMVERTTPGSKDLSSKEFREGGRILMQKLQKYKPRIAAFNGKCIYEIFSKEVFGIKVKNLEFGLQPHKVPDTETLCYVMPSSSARCAQFPRAQDKVHYYIKLKDLRDQLKGIAPNMEVQEVQYTFDLQLAQEDAKKMAVKEEKYDPGYEAAYGGAYCDRALYDTDQCSLSSDGTGSNPQYCKGSSFGEVPNGQWMTQSFADQIPEFNAGMTQE
- the TDG gene encoding G/T mismatch-specific thymine DNA glycosylase isoform X3 — encoded protein: MMTAVPSMEMMTEQPALDSIPETNIAQEPPKEVKKGGRKRKAKATEPKQPKKPAAKKEKPAKSKGKQEKITDTFKVKRKVDRFNGVSEAELLTKTLPDILTFDLDIVIIGINPGLMAAYKGHHYPGPGNHFWKCLFMSGLSNEQLNHMDDHTLPHKYGIGFTNMVERTTPGSKDLSSKEFREGGRILMQKLQKYKPRIAAFNGKCIYEIFSKEVFGIKVKNLEFGLQPHKVPDTETLCYVMPSSSARCAQFPRAQDKVHYYIKLKDLRDQLKGIAPNMEVQEVQYTFDLQLAQEDAKKMAVKEEKYDPGYEAAYGGAYCDRALYDTDQCSLSSDGTAGSNPQYCKGSSFGEVPNGQWMTQSFADQIPEFNAGMTQE